A part of Onthophagus taurus isolate NC chromosome 7, IU_Otau_3.0, whole genome shotgun sequence genomic DNA contains:
- the LOC111419813 gene encoding UDP-glucosyltransferase 2-like, with the protein MKYFSTKKNFFRLSLLLSVLINFISYIDSAKILVFFPLSTYSHVNMFKGMVKPLLNRGHEIDFVSFYPLNVKHKRYSDIDISNCFSVFKNNITVLKSAIGDLGLLQDVMFKLNGYNLMDAVLKSPQLRELRNTTKKYDLILRHVFLSDPLEIYSHIFKAPSIGIITSFNLPWTSDLVGIPDSPAFIPSFNGPYGEKMTFIERAHNILIYTYQKYQYWSLQKRFTELVWKYFGRNMPTVEELIGKTSLIFCNSHYTIHQSRSMPPNFIEIGGVHIPEKNNFTLPKNLQLSVDSSKQGIIYFSFGSMVRSTSFNRKTLSTMFEALGKQPYKVFWKGVKEEIPDDLKIPDNIIFETWMPQLDILCNPNTKLFISHGGLFGVQEAIYCGLPILGIPFFADQASNIQFLVEKNVAKLIYVDDIPEGNLFKEYVETLLKPQFKQNAENLSKLFRDRPMSPIKTAIYWIEYVIKHNGAPHLKSFVTKLYWYQYYLLDIIGVILIIFLFIFIILYLICKQLIKLALKVKGIQYICNSKKRK; encoded by the exons ATGAAGtacttttcaacaaaaaagaatttctttcGATTATCATTATTGCTAAgtgtgttaataaattttatttcgtaTATTGATAGTGCAAAAATCTTAGTTTTCTTTCCTTTATCTACATACAGTCATGTAAATATGTTTAAAGGGATGGTTAAGCCACTTTTAAATCGTGGACATGAAATCGATTTTGTTAGTTTTTATCCATTAAACGTGAAACATAAAAG atATTCCGATATTGATATAAGTAATTGTTTTtcagtatttaaaaacaacataACAGTTTTAAAAAGCGCAATTGGTGACTTAGGGTTATTGCAAGATGTTATGTTTAAATTGAACGGTTACAATTTAATGGATGCAGTTTTAAAATCGCCGCAATTACGCGAATTAAGAAACAccacaaaaaaatatgatttaattttgCGACATGTTTTTTTAAGCGATCCATTAGAAATTTATTCGCATATTTTCAAAGCGCCCTCAATTGGAATAATAACAAGCTTTAATTTACCTTGGACTTCCGATTTAGTTGGAATTCCTGATAGTCCGGCTTTTATTCCAAGCTTCAACGGTCCTTACGGtgaaaaaatgacatttattgAACGTGcacataatattttaatatatactTATCAAAAATACCAATATTGGAGTCTTCAAAAGCGTTTCACGGAGTTAGTTTGGAAATATTTTGGACGAAACATGCCAACAGTTGAGGAACTTATTGGAAAAactagtttaattttttgtaatagtcATTATACAATCCATCAATCAAGATCTATGCCACcgaattttattgaaattgggGGTGTTCATATTCctgaaaaaaacaattttactcTTCCAAAA aatttacaATTAAGTGTGGATTCATCAAAACaaggaataatttattttagttttggtTCGATGGTGAGAAGTACAAGTTTTAATCGTAAAACTTTAAGCACCATGTTTGAAGCTTTAGGGAAACAGCCCTATAAAGTATTTTGGAAAGGTGTAAAAGAGGAAATTCcggatgatttaaaaattcccgataatattattttcgaAACATGGATGCCTCAATTAGATATATTat GTAACCCAAacacaaaactttttatatctcATGGTGGTTTATTTGGGGTGCAAGAAGCTATTTATTGTGGTCTTCCAATTTTAGGAATACCTTTCTTCGCTGATCAAGCTTCAAATATCCAATTTTTAGTTGAAAAGAATGTtgctaaattaatttatgtggACGATATACCTGAAGGAAATTTGTTTAAAGAATATGttgaaactttattaaaaccaCA atttaaacaaaatgctGAAAATCTTTCAAAACTTTTCCGAGATCGACCAATGTCGCCGATAAAAACAGCAATTTATTGGATTGAATATGTTATTAAACACAATGGGGCGCctcatttaaaatcatttgtaacaaaactttattggtaccaatattatttattggatATTATTGGAGtcatcttaataatttttctatttatttttattattttgtatttaatttgtaAGCAATTAATTAAGTTAGCTTTAAAAGTAAAAGGTATTCAGTATATTTGTAAtagtaaaaaaagaaaataa
- the LOC111419831 gene encoding uncharacterized protein, with translation MKYFSTNKNFFWLSLLLSVLINFISYIDSAKILVFFPLSTYSHVNMFKGMVKPLLNRGHEIDFVSFYPLNVKHKRYTEIDISNCFPVFKNNITILKSAVGNLELMQQMFNTLGHDIMDAVLKSPQLRELRNTTKKYDLILRHVFLSDPLEIYSHIFGAPSIGLITSVNLPWTSDLVGIPDNPAFIPSFNSPYGEKMTFIERALNTFVYTYQKYEYWSLQKRFTELVWKYFGRDLPRVEELIGKTSLIFCNSHYTIHQSRSMPPNFIEIGGVHIPEKNNFSLPKNLQLSVDSSKQGIIYFSFGSLVRSTNFNRKTLSGMFEALGQQPYKVFWKGVKEEIPDDLKIPDNIIFETWMPQLDMLCNPNTKLFISHGGLFGVQEAIYCGIPILGIPFFADQASNIQLLVEKNVAKLMYLQDVAEGDKFKENVETLLKPQYKRNAENLSKLFRDRPMSPIKTAIYWIEYVIKYNGANHLKSAVTQLHWYQYYLLDLIGAILIIFMFIFIILYLICKQLIKLVLKLNYIHYICNSIKKKIKFDLPRNKKTMKYFSTNKNFFRLSLLLSVLINFISYIDSAKILVFFPLSTYSHVNMFKGMVKPLLNRGHEIDFVSFYPLNIKDKRYSDIDISNCFPLFKNNVTILKSAVFDLELMQEMLNTLGHDIMDAVLKSPQLRELRNTTKKYDLILRHVLLSDPLEMYSHIFKAPSIGMITSFNLPWTSDLVGIPDNPAFIPCFNSPYGEKMTFIERALNTFIYTYQKYQYWSLQKRFTELLWKYFGRNIPRVEELLGKTSLIFCNSHYTIHQSRSMPPNFIEIGGVHIPEENNFTLPKHLQLGVDSSKEGIIYFSFGSMVKSTIFNSKILSTMFEALGKQPHKVFWKGVKEEILVDLKIPDNIIFEPWMPQLDMLCNPNTKLFISHGGLFGVQEAIYCGIPILGIPFLADQPANIQFLVEKNVAKLIYVEDIAEGNKFEEYIETLLKPQYKQNAENLSKLFRDRPMSPLKTAIYWIEYVIKYNGAPHLKSSVTKLRWYQYYLLDVIGAFLIIFVFASFIFYFICKRLIKLTLKIKLMGYICNKTRDTHIKKIESLENRSQKKKGNSLPVETIVINRSNVPLTKDETTVLAKGLNYAIAPKKVPKEEIICEVEAAVRGMPALKAEEIRQEVARVLMSAKPPKSNLTIGEKKALRSIKEKSEIVVLPADKGNATVFMDRKEYDDKMMNLLDPATYRKIKRDPTDKIVRKMKELIKSTGIPAEQQKCLFVQAPVPPRIYRLPKIHKPDFPLRPIVSPINSPTYQLAKHLAKILSPFTGNTESYVRDSTHFVESVKGVKLDAGDMLSL, from the exons atgaagTACTTTTCAACAAACAAGAATTTCTTTTGGTTATCATTACTGCTCAGtgtcttaataaattttatttcgtaTATTGATAGTGCAAAAATCTTAGTTTTTTTCCCATTATCTACATATAGTCACGTAAATATGTTTAAAGGGATGGTAAAGCCACTTTTAAATCGAGGACATGAAATCGATTTTGTTAGTTTTTATCCATTAAACGTGAAACATAAAAG ataTACTGAAATTGATATAAGTAATTGTTTTccagtatttaaaaacaacataACAATTCTAAAAAGCGCAGTTGGCAACTTAGAATTAATgcaacaaatgtttaatactCTCGGTCACGATATAATGGATGCAGTTTTAAAATCGCCGCAATTACGCGAATTAAGAAACACCACAAAAAAATACGATTTAATTTTGCGACATGTTTTTTTAAGTGATCCCTTAGAAATTTATTCGCATATTTTTGGAGCGCCTTCAATTGGATTAATAACAAGTGTTAATTTACCTTGGACTTCCGATTTAGTTGGAATTCCTGATAATCCGGCTTTTATTCCAAGCTTCAACAGTCCTTATGGtgaaaaaatgacatttattgAACGTGCTCTTAATACTTTTGTGTATACTTATCAAAAATACGAATATTGGAGTCTTCAAAAGCGTTTCACGGAATTAGTTTGGAAATATTTTGGACGAGATCTACCGAGGGTTGAGGAACTTATTGGAAAAactagtttaattttttgtaatagtcATTATACAATTCATCAATCTAGATCTATGCCACcgaattttatcgaaattggGGGTGTTCATATTCctgaaaaaaacaattttagtcTTCCAAAA aatttgcAATTAAGTGTGGACTCATCAAAACaaggaataatttattttagttttggtTCGTTGGTGAGAAGTACAAATTTTAATCGTAAAACTTTAAGCGGCATGTTTGAAGCTTTAGGGCAACAACCTTATAAAGTATTTTGGAAAGGTGTAAAAGAGGAAATTCcggatgatttaaaaattcccgataatattattttcgaAACGTGGATGCCTCAATTAGATATGTTAT GTAATCCAAACACAAAACTATTTATATCTCATGGTGGTTTATTTGGGGTGCAAGAAGCTATTTATTGTGGTATTCCAATTTTGGGAATACCCTTTTTTGCCGATCAAGCTTCAAACATACAATTATTGGTTGAAAAAAACGTTGCTAAATTGATGTATTTACAAGATGTAGCTGAAGGAGAtaagtttaaagaaaatgttgaaactttattaaaaccaCA atataaacgAAATGCTGAAAATCTTTCAAAACTTTTCCGAGATCGACCAATGTCGCCGATAAAAACAGCAATTTATTGGATTGAAtatgttattaaatataatgggGCGAATCATTTAAAATCGGCAGTAACACAACTTCATTGGTATCAATATTACTTATTAGATCTTATTGGAGccatcttaataatttttatgtttatatttattattttgtatttaatttgtaAGCAATTAATTAAGTTAGTGTTAAAACTAAACtatattcattatatttgtaatagtataaaaaagaaaataaaatttgat CttccaagaaataaaaaaaccatGAAGTACTTTTCAAcaaacaagaatttttttcgattatCATTACTCCTAAgtgtgttaataaattttatttcgtaCATTGATAGTGCAAAAATCTTAGTTTTCTTTCCTTTATCTACATACAGTCACGTAAATATGTTTAAAGGGATGGTTAAGCCACTTTTAAATCGTGGACATGAAATCGATTTTGTTAGTTTTTATCCATTAAACATTAAAGATAAAAG atattctGATATTGATATAAGTAATTGTTTtccattatttaaaaacaacgtaacaattttaaaaagcgCAGTTTTTGACTTAGAGTTAATGCAAGAAATGCTTAATACTCTCGGTCACGATATAATGGATGCAGTTTTAAAATCGCCGCAATTACGCGAATTAAGAAACACCACGAAAAAATACGATTTAATTTTGCGACATGTTTTGTTAAGCGATCCATTAGAAATGTATTCGCATATTTTCAAAGCGCCCTCAATTGGAATGATAACAAGCTTTAATTTACCTTGGACTTCCGATTTAGTTGGAATTCCTGATAATCCGGCTTTTATTCCATGCTTCAATAGTCCTTATGGtgaaaaaatgacatttattgAACGTGCACTTAATACTTTTATATATACTTATCAAAAATACCAATATTGGAGTCTTCAAAAGCGTTTCACGGAGTTACTTTGGAAATATTTTGGACGAAACATACCAAGAGTTGAGGAACTTTTAGGAAAAactagtttaattttttgtaacagtCATTATACAATACATCAATCTAGATCTATGCCACcgaattttattgaaattgggGGTGTTCATATTCCtgaagaaaacaattttactCTTCCAAAG cATTTACAATTAGGTGTAGATTCGTCAAAAGaaggaataatttattttagtttcggTTCGATGGTGAAAAgtacaattttcaatagtaaaattttaagtacCATGTTTGAGGCTTTAGGGAAGCAACCCCACAAAGTATTTTGGAAAGGTGTAAAGGAAGAAATTCTcgtcgatttaaaaattcccgataatattattttcgaACCATGGATGCCTCAATTAGATATGTTat GTAACCCAAacacaaaactttttatatctcATGGTGGTTTATTTGGTGTGCAAGAAGCTATTTATTGTGGTATTCCAATTTTGGGAATACCGTTCCTCGCTGATCAACCTGCAAATATCCAATTTTTAGTCGAAAAGAATGTtgctaaattaatttatgtggAAGATATAGCTGAAGGAAATAAGTTTGAAGAATATattgaaactttattaaaaccaCA atATAAACAAAATGCTGAAAATCTTTCAAAACTTTTCCGAGATCGACCAATGTCACCGTTAAAAACAGCAATTTATTGGATTGAATATGTTATTAAATACAATGGGGCACCTCATTTAAAATCATCAGTAACAAAACTTCGTTGgtatcaatattatttattggatGTTATTGgagcttttttaataatttttgtgtttgctagtttcattttttatttcatttgtaaacgattaattaagttaacattaaagataaaattaatgggatatatttgtaat AAGACCCGTGACACACACATCAAGAAGATTGAATCTCTGGAAAACCGGTCGCAAAAGAAGAAAGGTAATAGTTTACCAGTAGAAACAATCGTCATTAACAGATCGAATGTCCCACTAACGAAAGACGAAACCACTGTGCTCGCCAAAGGATTGAACTACGCAATCGCCCCGAAGAAGGTCCCAAAGGAGGAAATCATCTGCGAAGTGGAAGCAGCTGTTCGAGGGATGCCTGCACTGAAAGCCGAAGAGATCCGACAAGAAGTTGCGAGAGTATTGATGTCAGCAAAACCACCAAAATCCAACTTGACGATTGGTGAAAAGAAGGCACTCcgatctataaaagaaaaatcagaaATCGTCGTGTTACCAGCAGACAAGGGGAATGCCACCGTTTTTATGGACAGGAAAGAATAcgacgacaaaatgatgaacTTACTGGACCCAGCCACCTACAGGAAAATCAAGAGGGACCCCACAGACAAAATCGTTAGAAAAATGAAGGAACTGATAAAATCTACAGGAATTCCAGCAGAACAGCAGAAATGTTTGTTTGTGCAGGCGccggtaccaccaagaatctacagactaccgaagattcacaaaccagacttccccctccgc
- the LOC139430519 gene encoding UDP-glucosyltransferase 2-like isoform X1, with the protein MNQFKKKRISFQLLLVLNIFIFFTSCSDGAKILAFFPFSAYSHINMIKVMVKPLLDRGHEIDLVSFYPLNIKHKGYSDIDISACSPVLKNSITLSKSLVADIDLMQDMFNKYGHELMDAVLKSPQLRKLKNSTKKYDLILRHILLSDPLEIYSHIFGAPSIGMITSVNLPWSSDLVGIPDNPAYIATFNSPHGEIMSFSERAINTIIYTFQKYEYWKVQKRFTELIWKYFGRNMPRVEELLEKTSLILCNSHYTIHQSRSMPPNFIEIGGVHIPEENNFTLPKHLQLGVDSSKEGIIYFSFGSTVKSTIFNRKILSTMFEALGKQPHKVFWKGEKEDILDDLKIPDNIIFEPWMPQLNMLCNPNTKLFIAHGGLFGVQEAIYCGIPILGIPFFADQASNIQFLVEKNVARLIYVEDIAEGNKFEEYIETLLKPQYKQNAENLSKLFRDRPMSPIKTAIYWIEYVIKYNGAPHLKSSVTKLYWYQYYLLDVIGVFLIIFAFINFILYLICKQLIKLVLNLEYIYYVCNCTKKKIKFG; encoded by the exons ATGAAccagtttaaaaaaaaaaggatttcgTTTCAATTATTGTTGGtgctaaatatatttatatttttcacgTCCTGTAGTGATGGTGCAAAAATTTTAGCATTTTTTCCGTTCTCTGCATACAGTCATATAAATATGATTAAGGTAATGGTTAAACCACTTTTAGATCGTGGGCATGAAATCGATTTAGTTAGTTTTTatccattaaatattaaacataaaGG CTATTCTGATATTGATATAAGTGCCTGTTCCCCAGTGTTAAAAAACAGTATAACATTATCAAAAAGCTTAGTTGCTGACATTGATTTAATGCAAGACATGTTTAATAAGTACGGTCACGAGTTAATGGATGCAGTTTTAAAATCACCACAATtacgcaaattaaaaaattccacaaaaaaatatgatttaattttgCGGCACATTTTATTAAGTGATCCTTTGGAAATTTATTCCCATATTTTTGGAGCGCCCTCAATTGGAATGATTACAAGTGTTAATTTACCTTGGTCTTCCGATTTAGTTGGAATTCCAGATAATCCGGCGTATATTGCAACTTTTAATAGTCCTCATGGTGAAATAATGTCATTTTCTGAACGTGCAATCAACACTATTATATACACTTTTCAAAAGTATGAGTATTGGAAAGTACAAAAGCGTTTCACCGAATtaatttggaaatattttgGACGAAATATGCCAAGAGTTGAGGAACTTTTAGAAAAAACTAGTTTAATTCTTTGTAACAGTCATTATACAATCCACCAATCTAGATCTATGCcaccaaattttattgaaattgggGGTGTTCATATTCCtgaagaaaacaattttactCTTCCAAAA cATTTACAATTAGGTGTAGATTCATCAAAAGaaggaataatttattttagtttcggCTCGACGGTGAAGAGTACAATTTTCAATCGTAAAATTTTAAGCACAATGTTTGAAGCTTTAGGGAAGCAACCCCACAAAGTGTTTTGGAAGGGTGAAAAGGAAGATATTCTtgacgatttaaaaattcccgataatattattttcgaACCATGGATGCCTCAATTAAATATGTTat GTAACCCAAacacaaaactttttataGCTCACGGTGGCTTATTTGGTGTGCAAGAAGCTATTTATTGTGGCATTCCAATTTTAGGGATACCTTTCTTCGCTGATCAAGCTTCAAATATCCAATTTTTAGTTGAAAAGAATGTTGCTAGATTAATTTATGTGGAAGATATAGCTGAAGGAAATAAGTTTGAAGAATATAtagaaactttattaaaaccaCA atataaacaaAATGCTGAAAATCTTTCAAAACTTTTCCGAGATCGACCAATGTCGCCGATAAAAACAGCAATTTATTGGATTGAATATGTTATTAAGTACAATGGGGCGCCTCATTTAAAATCATCAGTGACAAAACTTTATTGgtatcaatattatttattggatGTTATTGgagttttcttaataatttttgcatttattaattttattttgtatttaatttgtaaacaattaattaagttagttttaaatttagaatatatttattacgtttgtaattgtacaaaaaagaaaataaaatttggttaa
- the LOC139430519 gene encoding UDP-glucosyltransferase 2-like isoform X2: MIKVMVKPLLDRGHEIDLVSFYPLNIKHKGYSDIDISACSPVLKNSITLSKSLVADIDLMQDMFNKYGHELMDAVLKSPQLRKLKNSTKKYDLILRHILLSDPLEIYSHIFGAPSIGMITSVNLPWSSDLVGIPDNPAYIATFNSPHGEIMSFSERAINTIIYTFQKYEYWKVQKRFTELIWKYFGRNMPRVEELLEKTSLILCNSHYTIHQSRSMPPNFIEIGGVHIPEENNFTLPKHLQLGVDSSKEGIIYFSFGSTVKSTIFNRKILSTMFEALGKQPHKVFWKGEKEDILDDLKIPDNIIFEPWMPQLNMLCNPNTKLFIAHGGLFGVQEAIYCGIPILGIPFFADQASNIQFLVEKNVARLIYVEDIAEGNKFEEYIETLLKPQYKQNAENLSKLFRDRPMSPIKTAIYWIEYVIKYNGAPHLKSSVTKLYWYQYYLLDVIGVFLIIFAFINFILYLICKQLIKLVLNLEYIYYVCNCTKKKIKFG, from the exons ATGATTAAGGTAATGGTTAAACCACTTTTAGATCGTGGGCATGAAATCGATTTAGTTAGTTTTTatccattaaatattaaacataaaGG CTATTCTGATATTGATATAAGTGCCTGTTCCCCAGTGTTAAAAAACAGTATAACATTATCAAAAAGCTTAGTTGCTGACATTGATTTAATGCAAGACATGTTTAATAAGTACGGTCACGAGTTAATGGATGCAGTTTTAAAATCACCACAATtacgcaaattaaaaaattccacaaaaaaatatgatttaattttgCGGCACATTTTATTAAGTGATCCTTTGGAAATTTATTCCCATATTTTTGGAGCGCCCTCAATTGGAATGATTACAAGTGTTAATTTACCTTGGTCTTCCGATTTAGTTGGAATTCCAGATAATCCGGCGTATATTGCAACTTTTAATAGTCCTCATGGTGAAATAATGTCATTTTCTGAACGTGCAATCAACACTATTATATACACTTTTCAAAAGTATGAGTATTGGAAAGTACAAAAGCGTTTCACCGAATtaatttggaaatattttgGACGAAATATGCCAAGAGTTGAGGAACTTTTAGAAAAAACTAGTTTAATTCTTTGTAACAGTCATTATACAATCCACCAATCTAGATCTATGCcaccaaattttattgaaattgggGGTGTTCATATTCCtgaagaaaacaattttactCTTCCAAAA cATTTACAATTAGGTGTAGATTCATCAAAAGaaggaataatttattttagtttcggCTCGACGGTGAAGAGTACAATTTTCAATCGTAAAATTTTAAGCACAATGTTTGAAGCTTTAGGGAAGCAACCCCACAAAGTGTTTTGGAAGGGTGAAAAGGAAGATATTCTtgacgatttaaaaattcccgataatattattttcgaACCATGGATGCCTCAATTAAATATGTTat GTAACCCAAacacaaaactttttataGCTCACGGTGGCTTATTTGGTGTGCAAGAAGCTATTTATTGTGGCATTCCAATTTTAGGGATACCTTTCTTCGCTGATCAAGCTTCAAATATCCAATTTTTAGTTGAAAAGAATGTTGCTAGATTAATTTATGTGGAAGATATAGCTGAAGGAAATAAGTTTGAAGAATATAtagaaactttattaaaaccaCA atataaacaaAATGCTGAAAATCTTTCAAAACTTTTCCGAGATCGACCAATGTCGCCGATAAAAACAGCAATTTATTGGATTGAATATGTTATTAAGTACAATGGGGCGCCTCATTTAAAATCATCAGTGACAAAACTTTATTGgtatcaatattatttattggatGTTATTGgagttttcttaataatttttgcatttattaattttattttgtatttaatttgtaaacaattaattaagttagttttaaatttagaatatatttattacgtttgtaattgtacaaaaaagaaaataaaatttggttaa